The following proteins come from a genomic window of Ignisphaera sp.:
- a CDS encoding flavin reductase family protein: MYRLLYPLRTYLIVSGRLGEEVNVMAADWVTVVSAKPFIVAVSIAPTRYTYKLVKKYKEFVVSVPNVNMLKDVWVTGSEHGPSKIAKTRIVFGNPSKIRTPIIENALANLECKVIGEHLYGDHELFVGEVLAYHYKEEAFKGGEPQLDAGFLAHIAFNKFITFSKEVLEPRID, encoded by the coding sequence ATGTACAGATTATTGTATCCACTGAGAACATATTTAATTGTCTCGGGAAGGCTTGGCGAAGAGGTAAATGTTATGGCTGCAGATTGGGTAACAGTAGTATCAGCAAAACCCTTTATAGTCGCTGTTTCTATTGCTCCAACTAGATACACTTACAAACTTGTGAAGAAGTATAAAGAATTTGTTGTAAGTGTTCCAAATGTGAACATGCTAAAAGATGTTTGGGTAACAGGATCCGAACATGGCCCATCGAAAATCGCTAAAACAAGGATAGTTTTCGGCAATCCATCGAAGATAAGAACCCCGATAATAGAAAATGCTTTAGCAAATCTTGAGTGCAAGGTAATTGGTGAGCATCTATATGGAGATCACGAACTCTTTGTGGGAGAAGTTTTAGCATATCACTATAAAGAAGAGGCTTTTAAAGGTGGTGAGCCACAGTTGGACGCAGGATTCTTGGCACATATAGCCTTCAATAAGTTTATAACGTTTTCGAAGGAGGTGTTGGAACCGCGAATTGATTGA
- a CDS encoding M48 family metalloprotease, whose translation MIRFIRFKLWWLRARPINDELLVELSNRIAMRIGTKPFKNIKESDVQFYNALVFGMSCRTVVVTSALRSLSIDYIEAVLLHEYAHCKFRHSIKIAFIAIALLSIVVGATIYILQFIESIIDVVLIITMFIAMYIIIQIILRYIARRYELEADLFAVSHASNPCSYLKLLMFLSQGEKSKRGVSSELFSAHPPAITRVETIITSFPQLVKCLE comes from the coding sequence TTGATAAGGTTTATCAGATTTAAGCTTTGGTGGCTTAGAGCAAGGCCTATAAATGATGAGTTGCTTGTTGAGCTCTCCAACAGAATAGCAATGAGAATAGGCACAAAGCCTTTTAAAAATATCAAAGAATCGGATGTACAATTCTATAATGCGCTTGTGTTTGGAATGTCATGCAGAACAGTTGTTGTGACTAGTGCTCTTCGCAGTCTCTCAATAGATTATATAGAGGCTGTATTGCTACATGAATATGCCCATTGTAAATTTAGACATAGCATAAAGATAGCATTCATTGCTATAGCATTACTCTCTATAGTTGTTGGTGCAACTATTTATATTCTGCAATTCATAGAATCAATAATAGATGTGGTATTGATAATAACAATGTTCATAGCTATGTATATCATTATTCAGATAATTCTAAGATATATAGCAAGAAGATACGAATTAGAGGCTGATCTCTTTGCAGTATCACATGCCTCTAATCCTTGCTCCTATCTAAAACTTCTCATGTTTCTTAGTCAAGGAGAGAAAAGTAAAAGAGGTGTTTCTTCAGAGCTTTTCTCCGCACACCCCCCAGCGATCACCAGGGTAGAAACTATTATAACAAGCTTCCCACAGCTAGTCAAATGCTTAGAGTAG